Proteins encoded by one window of Lycium barbarum isolate Lr01 chromosome 11, ASM1917538v2, whole genome shotgun sequence:
- the LOC132618082 gene encoding uncharacterized protein LOC132618082 — protein sequence MDPSSIQDDEWDTEGYVIPSLELEDPGQNNTNIIEVEESKTSSAESKKEENIYLGPHGAPPSQSKQQELNSTNNRKQKFRQKLKEADRKYSGSGRENKVEHLRELVGGKMAAGSKGAPRDWLDPHCDENMFQRNHR from the exons ACACTGAAGGATATGTAATTCCAAGTTTGGAACTTGAAGATCCTGGCCAAAATAACACTAACATTATTGAAGTGGAAGAGTCAAAGACGTCTTCAGCTGAG TCTAAGAAAGAGGAGAATATATACCTCGGACCTCACGGTGCCCCTCCTTCACAGTCAAAGCAACAGGAACTCAATTCTACTAATAATCGCAAGCAGAAGTTTAGACAGAAACTGAAGGAAGCCGACAGGAAGTACAGCGGAAGTGGTCGCGAGAATAAGGTGGAACACCTGAGAGAGCTGGTCGGTGGAAAAATGGCAGCAGGATCAAAGGGTGCCCCCAGGGATTGGCTTGACCCTCATTGCGATGAGAATATGTTCCAAAGGAACCATCGTTAG